A region from the Salidesulfovibrio onnuriiensis genome encodes:
- a CDS encoding methyl-accepting chemotaxis protein, with amino-acid sequence MVLNVFRKKLAAMIIVPVVLVIMAGVSALVIYVSDSSYQMVLRNETRAAASLSETVAESLGLYIKGLEVEVDMLAEQQSLRDAFGGYDSRALELMGKTVRDSEDIWGILLFDARGDIVASLKSDGRSIGNFNVADRDYARAVLANGRTFVAKTVLQPKDGSDSLVFAVAKGVYNNQGKLLGGVAMFPRWSSFTSKFIDPFTIGEMGYGFILDSAGRFIHHPRNRDLILKDYSGEDFVRQALNRKDGELFYDWKGDAKVMTFTTEPHTGWVVCMSAYEGDLASAAVTQRNVLMGVGAAIALLAIGLIFWVVRTFVLRPVREGVAFAGAMAAGDLTREIAEVSRNEFGLLVNALNNMVGKLRDIVSGVLSASENVAAGSEQLNAAAERISQGATEQAASVEEISASMEQMTQNIRRSMVVAEETYTMISKTASDVVEGGQAVDETVEAMRNIAEKIAVIEEIARQTNLLALNAAIEAARAGEHGKGFAVVASEVRKLAEHSGAAAAEIGALSASSLGVAEKAGGMFKSIVDEIQSNAEKMQEVAASSREQVHEAENISGAASQLESVVQQNASASEELASTAQELSGQAEELVSTMSFFSVDRVMGGNGHGNGQGIGTVRRVAVARTSPRSLPAARADSEFETF; translated from the coding sequence ATGGTACTGAATGTTTTTCGGAAGAAGCTCGCGGCCATGATCATCGTGCCGGTGGTCCTGGTGATCATGGCAGGCGTGAGCGCCCTTGTGATCTACGTATCCGATTCCTCGTATCAGATGGTGCTCAGGAATGAGACCCGGGCCGCAGCCAGCCTCTCCGAGACGGTGGCCGAATCCCTGGGCCTGTACATCAAGGGCCTGGAGGTCGAGGTGGACATGCTGGCCGAGCAGCAGAGCCTGCGCGACGCCTTTGGCGGATACGACTCCCGCGCCCTGGAACTCATGGGCAAAACAGTGCGTGACTCCGAGGACATCTGGGGCATCCTCCTGTTCGATGCCCGAGGGGATATCGTCGCGAGCCTCAAGTCCGACGGCAGAAGCATCGGCAACTTCAACGTGGCCGACAGGGACTATGCCCGGGCCGTTCTCGCCAACGGCAGGACCTTTGTGGCCAAGACCGTGCTCCAGCCCAAGGACGGGAGCGACAGCCTGGTCTTTGCCGTGGCCAAGGGCGTCTACAACAACCAGGGCAAGCTCCTGGGGGGCGTGGCCATGTTCCCCCGATGGAGCTCGTTCACTTCCAAGTTCATCGACCCCTTCACCATCGGGGAAATGGGCTACGGTTTCATCCTGGATTCCGCCGGGCGGTTCATCCACCATCCCAGGAACCGGGACCTGATTCTCAAGGACTACAGCGGCGAGGACTTTGTTCGCCAGGCCCTGAACCGCAAGGACGGGGAGCTTTTTTACGACTGGAAGGGCGATGCCAAGGTCATGACCTTCACCACCGAGCCCCACACCGGTTGGGTCGTGTGCATGAGCGCCTATGAAGGCGACCTGGCCTCGGCCGCCGTAACCCAGCGCAACGTGCTCATGGGCGTGGGCGCGGCCATCGCGCTTCTGGCCATCGGCCTGATTTTCTGGGTGGTGCGCACCTTTGTGCTGCGGCCGGTCAGGGAAGGGGTGGCCTTTGCCGGGGCCATGGCCGCCGGGGACCTGACCCGGGAGATCGCCGAGGTGAGCCGCAACGAATTCGGCCTGCTGGTCAACGCCCTGAACAACATGGTGGGCAAGCTCCGCGACATCGTCTCCGGAGTGCTCAGCGCCTCGGAAAACGTGGCCGCCGGAAGCGAGCAACTCAATGCCGCTGCCGAGCGCATTTCCCAGGGAGCCACGGAACAGGCCGCATCCGTGGAGGAAATATCCGCCTCCATGGAGCAGATGACCCAGAACATCCGCAGGAGCATGGTCGTGGCCGAAGAGACCTACACCATGATCAGCAAGACCGCCTCCGACGTGGTGGAGGGCGGTCAGGCCGTGGATGAAACCGTGGAGGCCATGCGCAATATCGCCGAAAAGATCGCGGTCATTGAGGAGATCGCCCGCCAGACCAACCTGTTGGCCCTGAACGCGGCCATTGAGGCGGCCCGGGCCGGGGAGCACGGCAAGGGATTCGCCGTGGTGGCCTCGGAGGTGCGCAAGCTGGCCGAACACAGCGGCGCGGCCGCAGCGGAGATCGGCGCCTTGTCCGCCTCCAGCCTGGGGGTCGCGGAAAAGGCCGGCGGCATGTTCAAGTCCATTGTTGACGAGATCCAGAGCAACGCAGAAAAGATGCAGGAGGTGGCCGCCAGCAGCCGCGAACAGGTGCACGAGGCCGAGAACATCTCGGGCGCGGCCAGCCAGCTGGAATCCGTGGTGCAGCAAAACGCCTCGGCCTCCGAGGAGCTGGCCTCCACGGCCCAGGAACTCTCGGGACAGGCCGAGGAACTGGTCAGCACCATGTCCTTCTTCTCGGTGGACCGGGTCATGGGCGGCAACGGCCATGGCAATGGACAGGGAATCGGTACTGTCCGCCGGGTGGCGGTGGCCCGCACCAGCCCCAGGTCCCTGCCTGCGGCGCGGGCGGACAGCGAGTTTGAAACCTTCTAG
- the pgm gene encoding phosphoglucomutase (alpha-D-glucose-1,6-bisphosphate-dependent) → MALHELAGKLAPQRLLENIPRLVAAYYLTTPDPEDPAQGIAFGTSGHRGSSLNGSFNEPHILAVCQSICEYRKKNKITGPLFMGMDTHALSEPALATALEVFAANDVAVHIQQDRGYTPTPVISHAILTWNQNNTSLADGVVITPSHNPPKYGGFKYNPPQGGPADTSITQVIQDRANEILKKGTKGIKRIPFEKAIHADCVTHYDFVMPYVRDLRNILDMDAISAEGLRIGVDPMGGASIGFWDPIADTYELDLVLANHRIDPTFSFMTVDKDGKIRMDCSSRHAMASLIKHKDIYDIAFGNDPDADRHGIVTSSSSLLNPNHYLAVAADYLFRTRTGWGKDCAIGKTLVSSSMIDRVAKELGHPLFEVPVGFKWFANEMLAGRCTFGGEESAGASFARRDGSVWTTDKDGIIMDLLAAEITAQTGRDPGEHYQALVERHGSPVYERTDAPATNEQKAAFKVLTPDMITADSLAGERIEAILTNAPGNDAPIGGLKVTTKNGWFAARPSGTEEIYKIYAESFIGLAHLKTIQAQAQEIVNAAFKASGC, encoded by the coding sequence ATGGCCCTACACGAACTGGCCGGAAAGCTGGCCCCCCAGCGCCTGCTGGAAAACATCCCCAGACTGGTCGCTGCCTATTATCTGACGACCCCCGACCCGGAAGATCCGGCCCAGGGCATTGCCTTCGGCACCTCCGGCCACCGGGGCTCCTCCCTGAACGGCAGCTTCAACGAGCCGCACATCCTGGCCGTGTGCCAGTCCATCTGCGAATACAGGAAAAAGAACAAGATCACGGGACCGCTGTTCATGGGCATGGATACCCACGCCCTGTCCGAGCCGGCGCTGGCCACTGCCCTGGAGGTCTTCGCCGCCAACGACGTGGCCGTGCACATCCAGCAGGACCGGGGCTACACGCCCACCCCGGTCATCTCCCACGCCATCCTGACCTGGAACCAGAACAACACGAGCCTTGCCGACGGCGTGGTCATCACCCCTTCGCACAACCCGCCCAAGTACGGCGGATTCAAGTACAACCCGCCCCAGGGCGGCCCGGCGGACACGTCCATCACCCAGGTCATCCAGGACCGGGCCAACGAGATCCTGAAAAAGGGCACCAAGGGCATCAAGCGCATCCCCTTTGAAAAGGCCATCCACGCCGACTGCGTCACCCATTACGACTTTGTCATGCCCTATGTGCGCGACCTGCGGAACATCCTGGACATGGACGCCATCAGCGCGGAAGGACTGCGCATCGGGGTGGACCCCATGGGCGGCGCGAGCATCGGCTTCTGGGACCCCATCGCCGACACCTACGAGCTGGACCTGGTCCTGGCCAACCACCGCATCGACCCCACGTTCTCCTTCATGACCGTGGACAAGGACGGCAAGATCCGCATGGACTGCTCGTCCCGGCACGCCATGGCCTCGCTCATCAAGCACAAGGACATTTACGACATCGCCTTCGGCAACGACCCGGACGCGGACCGGCACGGCATCGTCACCAGCAGCTCGAGCCTGCTCAATCCCAACCACTACCTGGCCGTGGCCGCGGACTACCTGTTCCGCACCCGCACGGGCTGGGGCAAGGACTGCGCCATCGGCAAGACCCTGGTCTCCAGCTCCATGATCGACCGGGTGGCCAAGGAACTGGGGCATCCGCTCTTCGAGGTGCCCGTGGGATTCAAATGGTTCGCCAACGAAATGCTCGCGGGCCGCTGCACCTTCGGCGGCGAGGAATCCGCAGGAGCCAGCTTCGCCCGCCGCGACGGCAGCGTCTGGACCACGGACAAGGACGGCATCATCATGGACCTGCTGGCCGCGGAGATCACGGCCCAGACAGGACGCGACCCGGGCGAGCACTACCAGGCCCTGGTGGAACGCCACGGTTCGCCCGTCTACGAGCGCACGGACGCCCCGGCCACCAACGAGCAGAAAGCGGCCTTCAAGGTCCTGACCCCGGACATGATCACTGCGGATTCCCTGGCGGGGGAACGCATCGAGGCCATCCTGACCAACGCGCCGGGCAACGACGCCCCCATCGGCGGCCTCAAGGTGACCACCAAGAACGGCTGGTTCGCGGCCCGTCCGTCCGGCACCGAGGAAATCTACAAGATCTACGCGGAAAGCTTCATCGGCCTGGCCCATCTCAAGACCATCCAGGCGCAGGCACAGGAGATCGTCAACGCGGCCTTCAAGGCCTCGGGCTGCTGA